A genomic region of Raphanus sativus cultivar WK10039 chromosome 6, ASM80110v3, whole genome shotgun sequence contains the following coding sequences:
- the LOC108813505 gene encoding probable LRR receptor-like serine/threonine-protein kinase At2g16250 — protein sequence MVDRRSALCYVSSFFFFSLLLFDCVAVAKPRTRFDELLTLLRLRSTLGLKGTDWPIKGDPCRVWRGIRCDDKGSIVGINISGFKRTRIGKQNPQFSVDPLLNLTRLAYFNASGFALPGPVPDWFGVSLTTLRVLDLSSCSVNGVLPVTLGNLTSLVSLNLSSNGLTGALPSGLGELSSLSELDLSRNTLTGALPPSFSSLLNLTSLDVSSNYLTGPIPPGLGLLSKLLYLNFSSNSFSSSIPPELGDLVNLVDLDLSINSLSGSVPLEFRKLTNLRNLVISDNLMSGALPADLFGANSQLQSLVLRENGFSGNLPDAYWSLPKLRILDIAKNNFTGMLPNSSSGINADVVDISSNMFYGQLTRILSRFSAMYLSGNYFEGKVPDYVLRAVNASLTRNCLQNEKRQKSSEDCSSFYAAKGLDFDDFGRPNSTQPTSGKASSGLSRRTVIILASVGGGIGFILIFILLPILVALWMRRRGREAQRGGSDRPKPVTEASQPPKGAQTFDLSRLGNAFTYEHLLQATGDFNDANLMKRGHSGSLFRGFLDNGTPIVIKKMDTKEGKNEGGYIAELELLSKAGHQRLVPCLGHCLESEGQKLLVYKYMRNGDLASALFRKSDNEGDGLKSLDWITRLKIALGAAEGLAYLHHECSPPLVHRDVQASSILLDDKFEVRLGSLSEAYAQGDAYQSKISRLLRLPQSTEASSSGAANATCSYDVYCFGKVLLELVTGKLGISSPDNAEAKAYMEEALQYISTSEKELVTKILDPSLLVDEDLLEEVWAMAIIAKSCLNPKPTKRPLMRHIVNALENPLKVVREDTNSGSGSSRLRTNSSRGSWNAAIFGSWRQSASDATAVQAVGTTSGGGGGLINSGSQGSSGRNNNNNGNSSSRRRQSSEIVPEPAAYGEDL from the exons ATGGTGGATCGAAGAAGCGCATTGTGTTATgtctcatccttcttcttcttctctttgttaCTCTTCGACTGTGTTGCCGTTGCGAAACCACGGACTCGATTCGACGAGCTGCTCACTCTGCTTCGCCTCAGGTCCACTCTCGGTTTAAAAGGAACCGATTGGCCAATCAAAGGCGATCCCTGTCGTGTCTGGAGAGGGATACGGTGCGACGACAAAGGGAGCATCGTCGGGATCAACATTTCGGGTTTCAAGAGGACGAGGATCGGTAAGCAGAACCCTCAGTTCTCCGTTGATCCCCTCCTTAACCTCACTCGCTTAGCTTATTTCAACGCCTCTGGATTCGCGTTACCTGGTCCCGTTCCCGATTGGTTTGGTGTTAGTTTGACGACGTTGCGTGTCTTGGATCTTAGTTCTTGCTCCGTCAATGGTGTGCTCCCCGTTACACTCGGTAATCTCACCAGCTTGGTGAGTTTGAACCTGTCTAGTAACGGTCTCACCGGTGCTCTTCCGAGCGGTTTAGGGGAgttgtcgagtctttcggagcTTGATCTCTCTAGGAACACGCTCACCGGTGCTCTTCCTCCTTCTTTCAGCTCGTTGCTGAACCTGACGAGTCTTGATGTTTCTTCCAATTACCTAACCGGTCCAATCCCTCCTGGTCTCGGATTGCTGTCTAAGCTTCTCTACTTGAACTTCTCAAGCAATAGCTTCTCCTCTTCTATTCCTCCGGAGCTTGGAGATCTTGTCAATCTTGTCGATCTTGATCTCAGCATCAACTCATTGTCTGGTTCAGTTCCTCTGGAGTTTCGAAAGTTGACGAATCTGCGGAACTTGGTGATTAGTGACAACCTCATGAGTGGAGCTTTGCCAGCTGATCTGTTTGGTGCTAATAGCCAGCTTCAGAGTTTAGTTCTTAGAGAAAACGGTTTCTCCGGTAACTTACCTGATGCGTATTGGTCTTTGCCTAAGTTACGGATCCTCGACATTGCTAAGAACAACTTCACTGGAATGCTACCTAACTCTAGTTCTGGGATCAATGCAGATGTGGTGGACATCTCCTCGAACATGTTCTACGGTCAGCTCACGAGGATTCTCTCAAGGTTCAGTGCCATGTACCTCTCTGGTAACTACTTTGAAGGTAAGGTTCCAGATTACGTCCTCAGAGCAGTGAACGCGTCTCTTACCAGAAACTGTCTTCAAAACGAGAAGAGACAGAAGTCTTCTGAAGATTGTTCGTCGTTCTACGCAGCTAAAGGGTTAGACTTTGACGATTTTGGACGTCCTAACTCAACGCAACCTACTTCGGGAAAGGCTTCTTCAGGGTTAAGCCGCAGGACTGTGATTATATTAGCATCAGTCGGTGGTGGAATTGGTTTTATTCTGATTTTCATTCTCTTGCCTATTCTTGTGGCTCTATGGATGCGTAGAAGAGGCAGAGAGGCGCAGAGAGGGGGCAGTGACAGGCCTAAACCTGTAACCGAAGCTTCTCAGCCACCTAAAGGAGCACAGACCTTTGATTTGTCGCGTCTTGGGAATGCGTTTACGTATGAGCACCTTCTCCAAGCAACAGGGGACTTTAATGACGCTAATCTGATGAAACGTGGACATTCAGGTAGCTTGTTCCGTGGTTTCTTGGATAACGGGACGCCCATTGTTATAAAAAAGATGGATACGAAGGAGGGTAAAAACGAAGGAGGGTATATAGCGGAGCTTGAGCTTTTGAGTAAAGCTGGACACCAGAGGCTGGTTCCATGTCTTGGACACTGCTTGGAGAGTGAGGGACAGAAGCTATTGGTGTACAAGTATATGAGGAACGGAGATTTGGCTAGCGCTTTGTTTAGGAAGTCGGACAACGAAGGTGATGGGTTGAAGTCTTTGGATTGGATTACGAGGTTGAAGATTGCTCTTGGTGCAGCTGAGGGACTAGCTTATTTGCATCACGAGTGTTCTCCACCTCTTGTTCATAG GGATGTACAAGCAAGTAGTATACTTCTTGATGATAAGTTTGAGGTACGTCTTGGAAGCTTAAGCGAGGCATATGCTCAAGGTGATGCTTATCAAAGCAAGATTTCTCGTTTACTTCGTTTACCTCA ATCGACTGAAGCATCCTCGTCAG gTGCAGCAAATGCAACATGCTCCTATGATGTCTACTGTTTCGGCAAAGTCTTACTTGAGCTAGTCACGGGGAAGCTTGGAATCAGCTCGCCAGACAATGCAGAAGCAAAAGCATACATGGAAGAAGCTTTGCAATACATCAGCACAAGCGAGAAGGAACTGGTGACCAAGATCCTAGACCCGTCGCTATTGGTAGACGAGGACCTTCTAGAAGAAGTATGGGCGATGGCCATCATCGCAAAGTCATGCCTAAACCCAAAACCAACAAAAAGGCCGTTAATGAGACACATAGTGAACGCACTTGAGAATCCGTTGAAAGTGGTGAGAGAGGATACCAACTCGGGCTCAGGCTCTTCACGTTTGAGGACAAACTCGTCGAGAGGGTCTTGGAACGCTGCTATATTCGGGAGCTGGAGGCAAAGCGCGTCGGATGCAACAGCTGTTCAAGCTGTAGGAACAAcaagtggtggtggtggtggtttgaTAAACTCGGGGTCGCAAGGGAGCAGTGGAAGGAATAATAACAACAATGGGAACTCGTCTTCGAGAAGAAGGCAGTCTAGTGAGATTGTGCCGGAACCTGCAGCTTATGGGGAAGATTTATAG
- the LOC130494623 gene encoding uncharacterized protein At1g43920, Chloroplastic-like, producing MSSGCEDSSVNTMGIRGIPEQCGCGRRTEIYTSKTKENPGRTFFRCPTFRNDHLYKWVDEAVYEEVHDALPKVDCFASDLRKLKMEIDNLKNVEEQLKEDVKKASNEVKKLNVIIKVGFLVASVSCIVFIMRK from the exons ATGAGTTCGGGTTGTGAGGATTCGTCGGTGAATACGATGGGTATTCGTGGTATCCCAGAGCAATGCGGATGTGGTCGAAGAACTGAGATTTACACATCAAAAACGAAGGAAAATCCAGGAAGAACTTTCTTTAGATGCCCAACGTTTCGAAAT GATCACTTGTACAAATGGGTAGATGAAGCTGTCTACGAAGAGGTTCACGATGCATTGCCTAAAGTTGATTGCTTTGCATCGGATTTGAGGAAGCTAAAAATGGAGATCGACAACCTCAAAAATGTGGAGGAACAGCTGAAAGAAGATGTCAAAAAGGCTAGCAATGAAGTTAAGAAGCTGAATGTGATCATCAAAGTGGGTTTTCTAGTGGCATCAGTTTCATGTATTGTGTTCATCATGAGAAAATAA